One segment of Capnocytophaga sp. oral taxon 878 DNA contains the following:
- a CDS encoding DUF6048 family protein, translating into MKKELIFTYIISIGWLLVAVGQTRTATTVAGTSTRTTAIALPQKEEAPVYKQRYGLRVGADLSRLMHSFFDKNYYGLELVGDYRLSYSYYAAAEIGMERKSTSQDFFNFSTQGQFLRAGFDYNTYGNWYGMENMIYVGARYGFSLFSQEMNSYKLHKDNQYWNENTAGSNPEWLRKYDGRTAHWLELVIGIKAELLHNLYAGASARVGLLLLQTDKQGFPNYYIPAFGKVNELSSFGMSFNYTLTYLIPLYKKAEKKKNE; encoded by the coding sequence ATGAAAAAAGAGCTCATATTCACTTATATCATTAGTATTGGCTGGCTGCTGGTGGCTGTAGGACAAACGCGCACAGCTACAACGGTTGCGGGTACGAGTACGCGAACTACGGCTATTGCTTTGCCGCAAAAAGAAGAAGCGCCTGTATATAAGCAACGATACGGGCTTCGGGTAGGGGCAGACCTGAGTAGGCTAATGCATTCGTTTTTTGATAAGAATTATTACGGATTGGAATTGGTAGGGGACTACCGCTTGAGTTATAGCTATTATGCTGCTGCTGAGATAGGTATGGAACGGAAAAGCACCAGTCAGGATTTTTTTAATTTCAGTACCCAAGGTCAGTTTCTTAGAGCTGGTTTTGACTACAATACCTATGGTAACTGGTATGGTATGGAGAATATGATATATGTGGGTGCACGTTATGGTTTTTCATTATTTTCGCAGGAGATGAACAGCTATAAACTACATAAAGATAACCAGTATTGGAATGAGAATACGGCTGGTAGTAACCCTGAATGGTTGCGCAAATACGATGGACGTACTGCCCATTGGTTGGAATTGGTGATAGGTATTAAGGCGGAACTGCTACACAACCTATATGCAGGAGCAAGTGCCAGAGTAGGATTGTTACTACTGCAAACGGATAAGCAAGGATTTCCAAATTACTACATTCCTGCATTTGGCAAAGTGAATGAGCTGAGTAGTTTTGGGATGAGCTTTAACTATACACTTACATATTTGATTCCGTTGTACAAAAAGGCTGAAAAGAAAAAGAATGAATAA
- a CDS encoding cell division protein FtsQ/DivIB — protein sequence MAKKILKILVIIFLPFCLQLFAMSKNKMRSVKEIVIDYEDEDMYVTDESVRRTIFKDPQAQHPLGLLKLDEIEQLLDNNDMIEKSEVYFTIDGVLNAKIKQREPIARVFEGNNVCYMDTQGKKMPLSKSFSARVPLLRGESNKYWQPTHQLMLFIQNDPWLKENITEVVVKPNGEYEFLMRVARFKVLFGKFEDEKIKNANLKAFYKQLEETKKLNEYNSISLKYMNQVICKRELE from the coding sequence ATGGCTAAAAAGATATTAAAAATACTTGTTATTATTTTCTTGCCTTTTTGCTTGCAACTTTTTGCTATGAGCAAAAATAAGATGCGTAGCGTAAAAGAAATAGTTATAGATTATGAGGATGAGGATATGTACGTTACAGATGAGAGTGTAAGACGTACTATATTTAAAGACCCTCAGGCACAGCACCCTTTAGGATTACTGAAGCTGGATGAGATAGAACAGCTATTGGACAACAATGATATGATAGAAAAATCGGAAGTGTATTTTACTATTGATGGGGTGCTGAATGCTAAAATTAAGCAACGAGAGCCTATAGCGCGGGTGTTTGAAGGGAATAATGTGTGTTATATGGATACACAAGGAAAAAAAATGCCGTTATCAAAATCATTTTCGGCACGAGTACCCTTACTAAGGGGTGAAAGTAATAAATACTGGCAACCAACCCACCAATTGATGCTTTTCATACAGAACGACCCTTGGCTAAAGGAAAATATTACTGAAGTAGTAGTGAAACCAAATGGAGAGTATGAGTTTTTGATGCGTGTGGCAAGGTTTAAGGTATTATTTGGAAAGTTTGAAGATGAGAAGATAAAAAATGCGAACCTTAAAGCTTTTTACAAGCAATTAGAAGAGACGAAAAAATTGAATGAATACAATAGTATAAGCCTGAAATATATGAATCAGGTGATATGCAAAAGAGAGTTAGAATAA
- a CDS encoding rhodanese-like domain-containing protein produces MKHSITMSALILCVVTTKAQTLAERINANNVTLVDVRTPDEYAEGTAQGAINIPLQVMDTQWTQLKGKENIVLFCRRGARAEKAKAILEAHNINAVNGLTVQHVQHLQKTNLLSKLTFSTEKPSTYFVKDGQDVRQIAIALGEGAVLKKHTTDVPATLIVTKGEVRFLIEEEEIILKELDTYQIPVDIPHEVIGVGIENIFIVTKGK; encoded by the coding sequence ATGAAACATTCAATTACTATGAGCGCACTCATACTGTGCGTAGTTACCACTAAAGCACAAACTTTAGCCGAGCGTATCAACGCCAATAACGTAACCCTTGTCGATGTCCGTACCCCCGACGAATACGCCGAAGGTACCGCTCAAGGGGCTATTAACATCCCTCTTCAGGTAATGGACACTCAATGGACACAACTAAAAGGGAAAGAAAATATAGTACTCTTCTGCAGGCGTGGGGCACGTGCCGAAAAAGCCAAGGCTATACTCGAAGCCCACAATATCAACGCTGTGAACGGACTCACCGTACAGCACGTGCAACATTTACAGAAAACCAACCTGCTAAGTAAGCTCACCTTCTCTACCGAAAAACCTTCTACCTACTTCGTAAAAGATGGTCAAGATGTACGCCAAATAGCCATCGCTTTAGGCGAAGGTGCTGTACTTAAAAAACACACTACCGATGTACCCGCTACCCTTATTGTAACCAAAGGCGAAGTCCGCTTCTTAATTGAAGAAGAAGAAATAATACTAAAAGAATTAGATACTTACCAAATACCTGTCGATATCCCTCACGAAGTAATAGGAGTAGGGATAGAAAACATATTTATTGTTACCAAAGGGAAATAA
- a CDS encoding NADP-dependent isocitrate dehydrogenase: MKNIIYTITDESPYLATHSLLPIIKRFCASSGINFEAKDISLAGRILASFPDFLTAEQRVPDALSELGILATRPEANIIKLPNISASVPQLKAAIAELQSQGYALPAYPDNPTTEAEKAIQQRYDKVKGSAVNPVLREGNSDRRAPKSVKQYAQAHPHSMGAWRSDSPTEVATMTAGDFFHNEQSTTLTKADMVRIELVHKHDVQVLKEAITLQEGEVIDATVMSKEALCKFYKEQFAKAKEKNLLLSLHLKATMMKVSDPILFGYALETYFAPLFQKYSQELKSLKVNPRNGLADILLKIATLAPEAQEPLLHDIEGALAQAASLAMVNSDKGITNFHFPNDVIVDASMPAMIRNGGKMWNAQGSAQDTLAVLPDSSYARIYQVVIDFCKKHGAFNPATMGTVANVGLMAQKAEEYGSHDKTFEIPHSGRVQVIGAEGKIYLSHKVEKGDIWRMCTAKDAPVRDWVKLAVERARLSNTPAVFWLDEHRAHDGQLIKKVKHYLSQQDIKGLDIRIFSPEAAMQFTLERLHKGKDTISVTGNVLRDYLTDLFPILELGTSAKVLSIVPLMNGGGLFETGAGGSAPKLAEQLFAENHLRWDSLGEFLALGASLEHLGQKHHNPKALVLAETLDEATSKLLNNDKSPQAEVGTLDNRGSHFYLALYWAEALAQQTQDLALAEEFAPLAQKLKDNEATIISELTQIQGKPVDLGGYYHPNTTKVTEVMQGSPTLHSCFNY; this comes from the coding sequence ATGAAAAATATTATCTATACCATTACCGATGAGTCGCCCTATTTGGCTACCCATTCGCTATTGCCTATCATCAAACGCTTTTGCGCTTCTTCAGGAATCAACTTTGAAGCCAAAGACATCTCATTGGCAGGGCGTATCTTAGCTTCTTTCCCCGATTTTCTCACAGCAGAACAACGCGTACCCGATGCTCTTAGTGAATTAGGAATATTGGCTACTCGTCCGGAAGCTAATATCATCAAATTACCTAACATCAGTGCTTCGGTACCACAGCTAAAAGCAGCTATTGCCGAACTACAATCACAAGGATATGCCTTACCTGCCTATCCAGACAACCCTACTACAGAAGCTGAAAAGGCTATCCAACAGCGGTATGACAAGGTGAAAGGCAGCGCTGTGAACCCTGTGTTACGCGAGGGTAATTCCGACCGCCGCGCTCCTAAATCGGTAAAACAGTACGCCCAAGCACACCCCCATTCAATGGGAGCATGGCGTAGTGATAGCCCAACCGAAGTAGCTACAATGACAGCCGGCGACTTTTTCCACAACGAACAATCGACTACGCTTACAAAAGCCGATATGGTACGTATTGAGCTGGTACACAAGCACGATGTACAGGTGCTAAAAGAGGCTATTACTTTGCAAGAAGGCGAGGTTATAGACGCTACTGTTATGAGTAAGGAAGCCCTCTGTAAGTTCTACAAAGAGCAGTTTGCTAAGGCTAAAGAGAAAAATTTATTACTTTCGTTACACCTGAAAGCTACAATGATGAAGGTTTCGGATCCTATTCTCTTTGGCTATGCTTTGGAAACTTATTTTGCTCCTTTATTCCAAAAATACTCACAAGAGCTGAAGTCATTAAAGGTAAACCCACGTAATGGGTTAGCCGACATACTATTAAAAATAGCTACCTTAGCCCCTGAAGCACAAGAGCCTTTGCTGCACGATATAGAAGGGGCGCTGGCACAAGCGGCTTCTTTGGCTATGGTAAATTCGGACAAGGGGATAACGAACTTCCATTTCCCTAACGATGTGATTGTAGATGCATCAATGCCTGCAATGATACGCAATGGGGGCAAGATGTGGAATGCACAAGGCTCTGCCCAAGACACTTTGGCAGTACTGCCCGACAGCAGTTATGCGCGTATTTATCAGGTAGTTATCGACTTTTGCAAAAAGCACGGTGCTTTTAACCCCGCCACTATGGGTACAGTAGCCAATGTAGGCTTAATGGCTCAGAAAGCTGAAGAATACGGTTCGCACGACAAGACCTTTGAAATACCTCATAGTGGGCGTGTTCAGGTAATAGGCGCCGAAGGTAAAATATACCTATCACACAAGGTGGAAAAAGGTGATATTTGGCGTATGTGTACTGCCAAAGACGCCCCTGTGCGAGACTGGGTAAAGTTGGCAGTAGAACGCGCACGCCTAAGCAATACTCCTGCTGTATTTTGGTTGGACGAACACCGCGCCCACGACGGTCAGCTCATCAAAAAAGTAAAACACTACTTAAGCCAGCAGGATATTAAGGGGTTAGATATTCGGATTTTCTCACCCGAAGCGGCTATGCAGTTCACTTTGGAGCGTTTGCACAAAGGCAAAGACACCATTTCGGTAACAGGTAACGTGCTGCGCGACTACCTTACCGACTTGTTCCCTATCTTGGAATTGGGTACCAGTGCCAAAGTACTCTCAATAGTACCGCTGATGAATGGCGGAGGCTTGTTCGAGACCGGCGCTGGGGGGTCGGCACCTAAGTTGGCTGAACAGCTTTTTGCCGAAAACCACTTGCGTTGGGATTCTTTGGGTGAGTTCTTGGCTTTGGGAGCTTCGTTAGAACATTTGGGGCAAAAACACCACAACCCAAAAGCCTTAGTATTAGCTGAAACTTTGGACGAGGCTACAAGTAAGCTGCTGAACAACGATAAGTCGCCACAAGCTGAAGTGGGTACCCTCGACAATCGTGGGAGTCACTTTTACTTAGCACTTTACTGGGCAGAAGCCTTAGCCCAACAGACCCAAGACCTTGCCCTTGCGGAAGAGTTTGCCCCTCTTGCCCAAAAGTTAAAGGACAATGAGGCTACTATCATTAGCGAACTTACCCAAATACAAGGTAAGCCTGTTGATTTAGGAGGGTATTACCACCCTAATACCACTAAAGTAACCGAAGTAATGCAAGGAAGCCCAACGCTACATAGCTGTTTTAATTACTAA
- a CDS encoding DUF6452 family protein has translation MLTACESDELCDHKVNTPRLVVRFYDPNNLRTPFSVANLTVYGQGNTTPLVSEVSVDSLALPLRLENPTVYILEKKVGTTTSTATLTLTYTPEESFVSKACGIKVIYNTLSATIEDANTSWLKGVNIKNTTVDNEKRAHIHLYH, from the coding sequence ATGTTAACGGCTTGCGAATCGGATGAGTTGTGTGATCATAAGGTGAATACACCGCGCTTGGTGGTGCGTTTTTATGACCCTAATAATTTGCGGACGCCTTTTAGTGTGGCGAATCTTACTGTGTATGGGCAGGGGAATACGACTCCTTTGGTAAGTGAGGTTTCGGTTGATTCGCTGGCATTGCCTTTGCGATTGGAGAATCCTACGGTTTATATACTTGAGAAAAAGGTAGGTACTACTACCAGTACGGCTACACTTACCCTTACTTATACGCCTGAAGAGAGTTTTGTGAGTAAGGCTTGTGGTATAAAAGTGATCTATAATACCCTATCGGCAACTATTGAGGATGCTAATACTTCGTGGTTAAAAGGGGTAAATATTAAGAATACAACTGTTGATAATGAAAAAAGAGCTCATATTCACTTATATCATTAG
- a CDS encoding citrate synthase → MENIAKLIFEGKEYEFPIVVGTENEKAINIEKLRALTGLVTLDSGYKNTGACKSAITFLDGEKGILRYRGYNIEELAAKAEFLEVAYLLIFGELPTAKEYDDFKKTIHKYTLVHEDMRHIMDGFPRSAHPMGVLASATSALTAFNPVPVNVHCPKHVYQAVCKAIAKVTIIASWVYRKREGLPLNYYDNKKGYIENILRLFFEIPTEEYKINPTIVSALNKLLILHGDHEQNCSTSTVRLVGSSEAGLFASISSGVSALWGRLHGGANQAVIEMLEEIHADGGGVDKFINKAKDKDDPFRLMGFGHRVYKNFDPRAKIIKAAADDVLNALGIEDPIFSIAKHLEKVALEDDYFKSRNLYPNVDFYSGIIYKALGMHLEMFTVLFAIGRLPGWIAQWKEMRQGGEPIGRPRQIYVGATERAFVELNKR, encoded by the coding sequence ATGGAAAACATTGCAAAATTAATTTTTGAAGGGAAAGAGTATGAGTTTCCTATTGTTGTAGGTACCGAAAACGAGAAAGCGATTAACATCGAAAAATTGCGTGCCTTAACTGGATTGGTAACCTTAGATTCTGGTTACAAGAATACTGGCGCTTGCAAGAGTGCTATTACCTTTCTCGACGGTGAAAAAGGTATCTTGCGTTATCGTGGCTATAATATCGAAGAATTGGCTGCCAAAGCCGAATTCCTTGAAGTAGCCTACCTTCTTATCTTTGGCGAACTCCCCACTGCCAAAGAGTATGATGATTTTAAGAAAACTATCCACAAGTACACCCTTGTACACGAAGATATGCGTCATATTATGGACGGTTTTCCTCGCTCGGCTCACCCTATGGGGGTATTGGCATCAGCTACTAGTGCGCTCACAGCTTTTAACCCTGTACCAGTGAATGTACATTGCCCCAAACACGTCTATCAAGCGGTCTGCAAAGCCATTGCCAAAGTAACGATTATCGCTTCTTGGGTATACCGCAAACGCGAGGGCTTACCACTGAATTACTACGACAATAAGAAAGGTTATATCGAGAATATTTTGCGCCTCTTCTTTGAAATTCCTACCGAGGAATACAAAATCAACCCTACCATTGTGAGTGCCCTCAACAAATTGCTCATCCTCCACGGCGACCACGAACAGAACTGTTCCACTTCTACAGTCCGTTTGGTGGGTTCTTCAGAGGCGGGTCTGTTTGCCAGTATTTCCTCTGGGGTTTCTGCCCTTTGGGGTCGCCTTCACGGCGGGGCAAACCAAGCGGTGATTGAGATGCTTGAAGAAATTCACGCCGATGGGGGTGGGGTAGATAAGTTCATCAACAAAGCTAAAGACAAAGACGATCCTTTCCGCCTAATGGGCTTTGGTCACCGCGTGTATAAGAACTTCGATCCAAGGGCTAAAATCATTAAAGCTGCTGCCGATGATGTGCTCAATGCTTTGGGCATAGAAGATCCAATTTTCAGCATCGCCAAACATCTTGAAAAAGTAGCTTTGGAAGACGACTACTTCAAATCGCGCAATCTCTACCCTAATGTAGATTTCTATTCGGGCATTATCTACAAAGCCTTGGGTATGCACTTAGAGATGTTCACGGTACTCTTTGCTATTGGTCGCCTCCCTGGTTGGATTGCACAATGGAAGGAAATGCGCCAAGGCGGTGAGCCTATCGGTCGCCCACGACAAATATACGTAGGAGCTACCGAACGAGCTTTTGTTGAATTGAATAAACGATAA
- a CDS encoding aconitate hydratase yields the protein MIFDIEMIKSLYARIPERVEQARQLVQRPLTLAEKILYTHLWDRLPARAFVRGEDYVDFAPDRIACQDATAQMALLQFMQAGKSKVAVPTTVHCDHLIQAKVGAATDLKVANEQSKEVFDFLSSVSNKYGIGFWKPGAGIIHQIVLENYAFPGGMMIGTDSHTVNAGGLGMLAIGVGGADAVDVMAGMPWELKFPKLIGVKLTGKLNGWTAPKDVILKVADILTVKGGTGAIVEYFGEGAKSLSCTGKGTICNMGAEIGATTSTFGYDDSMRRYLIATGREEVALAADAIAPYLTADPEVYADPEKYFDQLIEIDLSTLEPYINGPFTPDRGTPVSKMKEVARANDWPLEVQWGLIGSCTNSSYEDLTRAVSVVKQALEKRITPKASFGINPGSEQIHYTTERDGIIDIFEQLGTRVFTNACGPCIGQWDREGAEKQEKNTIVHSFNRNFSKRADGNPNTHAFVTSPEMVAALAIAGRLDFNPITDTLLNDQGEAVKLTPPYGEELPSKGFAVDDPGYQAPAEDGSNIEVVVSPTSNRLQLLTPFAPWDGENITGAKLLIKAQGKCTTDHISMAGAWLRFRGHLDNISNNMLIGAVNAFNGKTNSVKNQLTGEYDEVPKVQRAYKATGIPSIVVGDHNYGEGSSREHAAMEPRHLGVRAVLVKSFARIHETNLKKQGMLALTFAHEADYDKIQEDDVINFLDLTAFAPGTPLHLEFVHKDGSKDVITCNHTYNAQQIGWFKAGSALNQLKDKSEK from the coding sequence ATGATTTTTGATATTGAAATGATAAAAAGCCTCTACGCTCGTATTCCCGAACGCGTAGAGCAGGCAAGACAATTGGTACAAAGACCTCTTACGCTTGCCGAAAAGATACTTTACACACACCTTTGGGACAGACTCCCCGCACGTGCTTTTGTACGCGGTGAAGATTATGTTGATTTTGCTCCTGACCGCATTGCTTGCCAAGACGCTACTGCCCAAATGGCACTATTGCAGTTTATGCAAGCAGGCAAAAGCAAAGTGGCTGTACCTACTACCGTACACTGTGACCACCTTATCCAAGCCAAAGTAGGTGCTGCTACCGACCTAAAAGTGGCTAACGAACAATCAAAAGAAGTTTTTGACTTTCTTTCATCAGTATCTAACAAATACGGCATAGGTTTTTGGAAACCTGGTGCAGGTATCATACACCAGATAGTTTTAGAAAATTACGCTTTCCCTGGGGGTATGATGATTGGTACCGACTCACATACGGTAAACGCTGGAGGTTTGGGTATGCTTGCCATAGGGGTAGGTGGTGCCGATGCGGTTGATGTAATGGCGGGTATGCCGTGGGAACTGAAATTCCCTAAGCTGATAGGGGTTAAACTCACAGGAAAGCTAAACGGCTGGACTGCTCCTAAAGATGTAATTTTAAAAGTTGCCGATATTCTTACCGTAAAAGGAGGTACAGGGGCTATTGTGGAATACTTTGGTGAAGGAGCTAAATCACTATCGTGTACTGGTAAAGGGACTATTTGCAATATGGGTGCGGAAATAGGGGCTACTACCTCTACCTTTGGTTATGACGATTCTATGCGCCGATACCTCATTGCTACAGGGCGTGAAGAAGTTGCCCTTGCTGCCGATGCTATCGCGCCTTACCTCACCGCCGACCCTGAAGTCTATGCCGACCCCGAAAAATATTTCGACCAACTTATAGAAATAGACCTTTCTACTTTAGAGCCTTATATCAACGGTCCCTTTACCCCCGATAGGGGTACTCCTGTATCCAAAATGAAGGAGGTAGCCCGTGCCAACGATTGGCCATTAGAGGTGCAATGGGGGCTCATCGGTTCGTGTACTAACTCCTCCTACGAAGATCTCACCCGCGCAGTTTCGGTGGTAAAACAAGCCTTAGAAAAGAGAATTACCCCTAAAGCTTCCTTTGGTATCAACCCAGGGTCTGAACAAATACACTATACTACCGAGCGCGACGGCATTATAGACATCTTCGAGCAGTTGGGTACTCGTGTATTCACCAACGCTTGTGGTCCCTGCATTGGTCAGTGGGACAGAGAAGGCGCCGAAAAGCAAGAGAAAAATACGATTGTACATTCCTTCAACCGTAACTTCTCCAAACGCGCTGACGGTAACCCTAATACCCACGCCTTTGTAACTTCCCCCGAAATGGTAGCGGCTTTGGCGATTGCTGGTAGGTTAGACTTCAACCCTATCACCGATACCTTGCTTAACGACCAAGGTGAAGCGGTAAAACTCACTCCTCCTTATGGCGAAGAGTTGCCTTCTAAAGGTTTTGCCGTTGATGATCCTGGCTATCAGGCTCCCGCCGAAGATGGTAGCAACATCGAGGTGGTGGTATCGCCTACCTCCAACCGCCTCCAACTGCTCACGCCTTTCGCTCCTTGGGACGGCGAGAATATCACTGGGGCTAAACTCCTCATCAAAGCGCAAGGCAAATGCACCACCGACCATATTTCGATGGCAGGGGCTTGGTTGCGCTTCCGCGGACATTTGGACAATATTTCCAACAATATGCTCATAGGGGCGGTAAATGCTTTCAACGGTAAAACTAACTCCGTGAAAAACCAACTTACCGGCGAATACGACGAGGTGCCTAAAGTACAACGCGCTTATAAAGCTACGGGTATCCCTTCTATTGTAGTAGGCGACCACAACTATGGCGAGGGCTCTTCACGTGAGCACGCTGCTATGGAACCCCGTCATTTGGGCGTGCGTGCGGTATTGGTGAAATCGTTTGCGCGCATTCACGAAACCAACCTTAAAAAACAAGGAATGCTCGCCCTCACCTTTGCCCACGAAGCCGATTACGACAAAATTCAAGAAGACGACGTAATCAACTTCCTCGATCTCACCGCCTTTGCGCCTGGCACTCCTTTACATTTGGAATTTGTACATAAAGACGGTAGCAAAGATGTGATTACCTGCAATCATACCTACAATGCTCAGCAAATAGGTTGGTTTAAGGCAGGAAGCGCGCTAAATCAGTTAAAAGATAAAAGTGAAAAGTGA
- the era gene encoding GTPase Era, protein MHKAGFVNIIGNPNVGKSTLMNAFVGEKLSIITSKAQTTRHRIFGIVSGDDFQVVFSDTPGIIKPSYALQSSMMDFVKSAFEDADILLYMVEIGEKELKDEVFFKRINQLEVPVLLLINKVDTTEQSVLEEQVAYWKAKVPRAEIYLISALRHFQTEEVFNRILELLPESEAFFPKDQLTDKPERFFVNEIIREKILLNYKKEIPYSVEVETESFADSEQILHIRAVIMVERDSQKGIIIGHKGEALKRVGMAARTDLEKFFGKQVHIELFVKVNKDWRSNARQLRRFGYDLN, encoded by the coding sequence ATGCACAAAGCAGGATTTGTAAATATTATAGGGAACCCTAATGTAGGGAAATCGACATTGATGAATGCTTTTGTAGGTGAGAAACTCTCAATAATCACCTCTAAAGCACAAACTACTCGGCACCGTATTTTTGGTATTGTGAGTGGAGACGACTTTCAGGTGGTATTTTCGGATACTCCTGGAATTATTAAGCCTTCTTATGCCTTGCAGAGCTCAATGATGGACTTTGTGAAAAGCGCCTTTGAAGATGCTGACATATTACTGTATATGGTAGAAATAGGTGAAAAAGAGCTGAAAGATGAGGTGTTTTTTAAACGTATTAATCAGCTAGAAGTACCTGTGCTGTTGCTTATTAACAAAGTAGATACTACAGAACAGAGCGTACTAGAGGAGCAGGTAGCTTACTGGAAAGCAAAAGTGCCTAGGGCTGAGATATACCTTATTTCGGCATTGAGACATTTTCAAACAGAAGAGGTTTTTAACCGGATATTGGAATTATTACCTGAATCGGAAGCGTTTTTTCCGAAAGACCAGCTTACCGATAAGCCAGAGCGTTTTTTTGTGAATGAAATTATTCGTGAAAAGATATTACTGAACTATAAGAAAGAAATACCCTACTCGGTAGAAGTAGAAACAGAGAGCTTTGCTGATAGTGAGCAAATACTGCATATAAGAGCAGTGATAATGGTGGAGCGCGATAGCCAAAAAGGTATTATCATAGGACATAAAGGAGAGGCCCTAAAGCGAGTAGGTATGGCAGCTCGTACTGATTTGGAGAAGTTTTTCGGTAAACAAGTGCATATTGAACTTTTTGTAAAAGTAAATAAAGACTGGCGCAGCAATGCACGGCAATTGCGACGCTTTGGTTATGACCTTAATTAA